A stretch of Candidatus Symbiobacter mobilis CR DNA encodes these proteins:
- a CDS encoding 6-phosphofructokinase, whose product MKKIKRIAVCTGGGDAPGLNAVIQAVAVSAANRGWDCFGIREGFNGILFPERYDGNGVIRLTRDRVRGIGHLGGTILGTTNTGNPMSFPMTTPDGKTSEIDRTGEIAAYFASHEIDALISIGGDGSLTIAEHLCEKYGMCVIGVPKTIDNDLDKTFTTFGFDSAVSFATECLDRLHSTAQSHNRVMVVEVMGRYAGWIALHAGIAGGAHAILLPEIPYDINKVANKVRQRSAEGRDYSIVLVAEAAHACGSGMEIKAPAEVGHQERLGGVGEHVARELGILTHKEVRSVVLGHLVRGGGPTAFDRLTALRFGSAAVRALDLGMNRIMVALGMLGVDYIPLSEVAGRMRTVPLDCDTLQTGRDLGISFGD is encoded by the coding sequence ATGAAAAAGATCAAAAGAATCGCAGTCTGCACGGGTGGCGGAGACGCCCCCGGCCTGAACGCCGTCATCCAAGCCGTTGCCGTGTCGGCAGCCAACCGTGGTTGGGATTGCTTTGGCATCCGCGAAGGGTTCAACGGCATCTTGTTCCCGGAGCGCTACGACGGCAACGGCGTCATCCGCCTCACGCGCGATCGGGTTCGCGGCATCGGCCATCTGGGCGGAACCATCCTGGGGACGACGAACACCGGCAACCCAATGTCCTTCCCGATGACTACGCCTGACGGCAAAACGTCAGAAATCGACCGTACCGGGGAAATTGCCGCCTATTTCGCTTCGCACGAAATCGACGCACTCATTTCCATTGGCGGCGATGGCTCGCTAACCATCGCCGAACATCTTTGTGAAAAGTACGGCATGTGCGTGATTGGCGTTCCCAAGACGATCGATAACGACTTGGACAAAACCTTTACCACTTTCGGCTTCGATTCCGCAGTGAGCTTCGCCACGGAATGCCTGGACCGATTGCACAGCACGGCACAAAGTCATAACCGCGTGATGGTTGTCGAGGTGATGGGCCGTTATGCAGGGTGGATTGCCTTGCATGCTGGCATTGCCGGTGGCGCCCATGCCATTCTCTTGCCCGAGATTCCCTACGACATCAACAAAGTCGCCAACAAAGTTCGCCAGCGCAGCGCAGAAGGGCGCGACTACTCGATCGTCCTTGTCGCCGAGGCTGCGCACGCCTGCGGCAGCGGCATGGAAATCAAGGCCCCCGCCGAAGTCGGGCACCAGGAACGGCTGGGCGGCGTAGGGGAACATGTTGCCAGGGAGCTGGGAATCCTCACACACAAAGAAGTTCGCTCCGTCGTACTGGGCCACTTGGTGCGCGGAGGCGGTCCGACTGCCTTCGACCGCCTGACCGCCCTGCGCTTCGGCTCCGCCGCCGTCCGTGCGCTTGATCTGGGCATGAACCGAATCATGGTTGCACTGGGCATGTTGGGGGTGGACTACATCCCTCTCTCCGAAGTAGCCGGCCGCATGCGCACCGTTCCCCTGGACTGCGACACCCTGCAAACCGGGCGCGATCTGGGAATCAGCTTCGGCGATTGA
- a CDS encoding exodeoxyribonuclease III — MLFATWNVNSLRVRLPQVLDWLRANPVDVLALQETKLPDASTSTLADAIAAAGYASSFFGQPHYNGVALFSRLPMRDVVHNIPSFDDDNARVISATIGPCTAPLINLNDSGCGVRVVCAYFPNGQEPASSQFAYKLAWMKALRQWLQDELLAHPALVLMGDCNVTFDDDDVWDPQSAQIGCTAPERDALHDLVSLGLRDAFRRFAQPPHSYSWWDYRGGSFRRNQGMRIDHILVSDALAPTVRRCWIDTAPRRNERPSDHAPVVVELEPGALHCISSATAPIPASCG, encoded by the coding sequence ATGCTTTTCGCCACCTGGAACGTCAATTCGCTGCGCGTGCGCCTTCCACAAGTGCTGGACTGGCTGCGTGCAAACCCGGTCGATGTATTGGCGTTGCAAGAAACAAAACTGCCCGACGCGAGCACCAGCACGTTGGCCGACGCGATCGCTGCGGCAGGGTATGCGTCTTCCTTCTTTGGTCAACCGCATTACAACGGGGTGGCTTTGTTCTCGCGCTTGCCAATGCGGGACGTGGTACACAACATTCCCAGCTTCGACGATGACAACGCCCGTGTGATCTCGGCCACCATCGGCCCCTGTACCGCCCCCCTCATCAACCTCAATGATTCGGGCTGCGGGGTTCGCGTGGTGTGCGCGTACTTTCCCAATGGGCAAGAGCCTGCAAGCAGCCAGTTTGCCTACAAGCTCGCGTGGATGAAAGCCCTGCGGCAGTGGCTACAGGACGAGTTGCTTGCCCACCCGGCATTGGTGCTGATGGGAGACTGCAACGTCACCTTCGATGACGACGATGTCTGGGACCCGCAGTCCGCGCAAATCGGCTGCACCGCGCCAGAACGCGATGCCCTGCATGACTTGGTATCGCTGGGGCTGCGCGACGCTTTCCGGCGCTTCGCCCAACCGCCCCACAGCTATTCTTGGTGGGACTACCGAGGCGGCAGTTTCCGCCGCAACCAAGGGATGCGCATCGACCACATCTTGGTCAGCGACGCACTGGCCCCGACGGTCCGCCGCTGCTGGATCGACACCGCCCCCCGCCGCAACGAACGCCCCAGCGACCATGCCCCTGTAGTGGTGGAGCTGGAGCCTGGCGCCCTGCACTGCATCTCGTCGGCTACAGCCCCAATTCCTGCATCTTGCGGGTGA
- the ntrC gene encoding nitrogen regulation protein NR(I) — MKPIWIVDDDQSIRFVLEKALSRESLVTRSFATAQEVFEALEHGGDPQVLVSDIRMPGVSGLELLDRIKARHPGLPVIIMTAYSDLDSAVAAFQGGAFEYLPKPFDLQRAVELIRRAVEESHREEVVEERMTHAPELLGQAPAMQDVFRAIGRLSQSNVTVLITGESGTGKELVAKALHKHSPRSDGPFIAINMAAIPRDLLESELFGHERGAFTGAQTMRRGRFEQANAGTLFLDEIGDMPIELQTRLLRVLSDGHFYRVGGHAAMATNVRVIAATHQNLEQRVKEGVFREDLFHRLNVIRLRLPALRERREDIPGLTRHFLQKSALQLGVDPKRISKAALAWLCSFDFPGNVRQLENICHWLSVMAPAQTIEPKDLPPEINVTGVVPRVGGIEPVGDDAQADPVPLGDAVPPYSAAHPASAGHSSHPAQAGWEQALTAHVSGLLEQGSADLWRSLTERFETCLLSVALESTRGRRMEAAHKLGIGRNTITRKMQELGL, encoded by the coding sequence ATGAAACCCATTTGGATCGTTGACGACGACCAGTCGATACGCTTCGTACTCGAAAAGGCCCTGTCCCGGGAAAGCTTGGTCACCCGCAGTTTCGCGACTGCGCAGGAGGTATTCGAAGCGCTGGAACATGGCGGAGACCCCCAGGTGCTGGTCAGCGATATCCGTATGCCTGGGGTGTCCGGCCTGGAGTTGCTCGACCGGATCAAGGCCCGGCATCCGGGGCTGCCGGTCATCATCATGACGGCGTATTCCGACCTGGATAGCGCCGTCGCTGCGTTCCAGGGCGGGGCTTTCGAGTATTTGCCCAAGCCCTTTGACTTGCAGCGAGCCGTGGAACTGATCCGCCGCGCTGTCGAGGAAAGCCATCGCGAAGAAGTCGTCGAAGAGCGCATGACCCACGCGCCGGAACTGCTGGGCCAGGCTCCGGCGATGCAGGATGTGTTCCGGGCAATTGGGCGGTTGAGCCAAAGCAACGTCACCGTGCTGATCACCGGGGAATCCGGTACGGGCAAGGAACTGGTGGCCAAGGCGCTGCACAAACATTCCCCGCGTTCGGATGGGCCGTTCATCGCGATCAACATGGCGGCCATTCCCCGTGATTTGCTCGAATCCGAACTATTTGGGCACGAACGGGGGGCCTTTACCGGCGCGCAGACGATGCGCAGGGGGCGGTTTGAGCAGGCGAATGCGGGAACGTTGTTTCTCGACGAAATCGGCGACATGCCGATCGAGCTGCAAACGCGGCTGTTGCGCGTGCTTTCCGACGGCCACTTCTACCGCGTGGGTGGGCACGCTGCGATGGCGACCAACGTGCGTGTGATTGCCGCAACGCACCAGAACCTCGAACAAAGGGTGAAGGAAGGCGTGTTTCGCGAGGACTTGTTCCATCGCCTCAACGTCATCCGCCTGCGTCTGCCTGCGCTGCGGGAACGGCGGGAAGACATCCCCGGCCTGACCCGTCATTTCCTCCAAAAAAGCGCGTTGCAGTTGGGGGTGGATCCCAAGCGTATTTCCAAGGCTGCGCTGGCGTGGCTATGCAGTTTCGATTTCCCTGGCAACGTTCGTCAGCTTGAAAACATCTGCCATTGGCTCAGCGTCATGGCCCCGGCGCAGACGATCGAACCCAAGGATCTGCCCCCGGAAATCAACGTGACCGGCGTAGTGCCCCGCGTAGGAGGGATCGAGCCTGTGGGAGACGATGCCCAGGCCGATCCGGTGCCACTTGGGGATGCTGTGCCGCCGTACAGCGCGGCGCATCCGGCTTCTGCAGGGCATTCATCGCATCCAGCGCAGGCAGGGTGGGAGCAGGCGCTTACAGCCCATGTGTCCGGGCTGCTGGAACAAGGCAGCGCAGACTTGTGGCGTTCCCTGACCGAACGATTCGAGACCTGCCTGCTTTCCGTGGCCTTGGAATCGACGAGGGGCCGCAGAATGGAAGCCGCGCACAAGCTGGGGATCGGCCGCAATACGATCACCCGCAAGATGCAGGAATTGGGGCTGTAG
- the glnL gene encoding nitrogen regulation protein NR(II), giving the protein MRKSTMSQGRNPTARPTLPGVAEGGCTAFDLLSTLIAVVAVDGTVRCANAALEDALGVSRKQILGAHLPDSFSHPDQLRSMLQAAGGFAALRFDALLSRPGRDSLPVHVLLTRTDRETVIVEMLPLEMQARQEREDRLTEQTRANREMFRNLAHEVKNPLGGIRGAAQLLDMELASPELQEYTRVIIHEADRLQSLVDKLLAPHRHPHTVSDVNIHEVCERVRTLILAEFPRGLTVVRDYDTSLPEFRGDREHLIQAVLNIARNACLALEERLASADARIVFRTRVARQTTIGRQRYRLALELRVIDNGPGVPEAIRDRIFYPLVSGREGGSGLGLTLAQTFVQQHFGTIEFESIPGCTDFRILIPLP; this is encoded by the coding sequence ATGCGGAAATCCACCATGTCGCAGGGGCGTAACCCTACCGCGAGGCCGACGTTGCCCGGAGTAGCGGAAGGAGGATGTACCGCCTTCGACTTGCTTTCCACGCTGATTGCCGTCGTGGCGGTAGATGGCACGGTGCGTTGTGCCAACGCTGCGCTGGAAGATGCGCTGGGCGTTTCCCGCAAACAGATATTGGGTGCGCATTTGCCAGACAGCTTTTCGCATCCCGATCAACTCCGGTCGATGTTGCAGGCGGCAGGGGGTTTTGCTGCACTGCGCTTCGATGCCTTGCTCTCCCGCCCTGGACGGGATTCCTTGCCGGTACACGTGCTCTTGACCCGAACTGATCGGGAAACGGTCATCGTCGAGATGTTGCCGTTGGAAATGCAGGCGCGCCAGGAACGGGAAGACCGCTTGACCGAACAGACCCGCGCCAACCGGGAAATGTTCCGCAACCTCGCGCACGAGGTCAAGAACCCGCTCGGAGGCATTCGGGGCGCTGCGCAGTTGCTCGATATGGAGCTGGCGTCCCCGGAATTGCAGGAATACACGCGAGTCATCATCCATGAGGCCGACCGCTTGCAGTCCCTGGTCGACAAGCTGCTGGCTCCGCACCGGCATCCGCACACGGTAAGCGATGTCAACATCCATGAGGTGTGCGAGCGGGTTCGCACGCTGATCCTTGCGGAATTTCCCAGGGGGTTGACCGTCGTGCGCGATTACGACACGTCCCTGCCGGAGTTCCGTGGCGACCGTGAACATCTCATTCAGGCGGTGCTCAACATTGCACGCAACGCCTGCCTGGCTTTGGAAGAACGTCTGGCCAGCGCCGATGCGCGGATCGTTTTTCGAACCCGCGTTGCACGGCAAACCACGATCGGCCGCCAGCGCTATCGCCTGGCACTGGAATTGCGTGTGATCGATAACGGGCCTGGAGTTCCGGAAGCCATTCGAGACCGCATCTTCTACCCCCTCGTTTCGGGGCGGGAAGGGGGATCCGGGCTGGGGTTGACGCTGGCGCAAACTTTTGTCCAGCAGCACTTCGGCACTATCGAATTCGAGAGCATTCCGGGATGCACCGACTTTCGCATCCTGATACCCTTGCCTTGA
- the glnA gene encoding type I glutamate--ammonia ligase, producing MAKTVADVMKMVKDHEVKFVDFRFTDTRGKEQHVTVPISHFDEDKFTHGHAFDGSSVAGWKGIEASDMQLMPDPNTANIDPFYEETTLFMSCDVIEPSDGKAYDRDPRSIARRAEAYLKASGIGDVAYFGPEPEFFIFDSVRWDTDMSGTFFKIDEYEAPWNSGAKLEGGNRGHRPSVKGGYFPVPPVDSTQDMRAEMVQVLEALGIPVEVFHHEVAGAGQNEIGTKFSTLVERADWTQVLKYVVLNVANAYGKTATFMPKPIVGDNGSGMHVHQSVWKDGKNLFAGDGYAGLSDFALYYIGGIIKHARALNAITNPGTNSYKRLVPGFEAPVKLAYSAKNRSASIRIPYVANPKARRIEARFPDPLMNPYLGFSALLMAGIDGVENKIHPGEAATKDLYHLPPEENALIPTVCHSLDQALECLDKDRAFLTKGGVFTDTMLDAYIELKMNEVTRLRMATHPIEFDMYYSL from the coding sequence ATGGCAAAAACCGTCGCAGACGTCATGAAGATGGTGAAGGATCACGAAGTCAAGTTCGTGGATTTCCGGTTTACCGATACCCGTGGCAAAGAGCAGCACGTCACCGTGCCGATCTCGCATTTCGACGAAGACAAGTTCACCCACGGGCACGCTTTTGACGGGTCGTCCGTTGCGGGGTGGAAGGGGATCGAGGCCTCGGACATGCAACTCATGCCTGACCCGAACACGGCCAACATCGACCCTTTTTACGAAGAGACCACGCTGTTCATGAGCTGCGACGTGATCGAGCCGAGCGATGGCAAGGCCTACGACCGCGATCCCCGTTCGATTGCCCGCCGTGCCGAGGCGTACCTCAAGGCATCCGGCATCGGGGACGTTGCCTACTTTGGTCCCGAGCCTGAGTTCTTCATCTTCGATAGCGTCCGTTGGGACACCGACATGTCCGGTACCTTCTTCAAGATCGACGAGTACGAAGCGCCCTGGAACTCCGGCGCCAAGCTCGAAGGCGGGAACCGGGGGCACCGTCCCTCGGTCAAGGGCGGGTATTTCCCTGTTCCGCCCGTAGACAGCACGCAGGATATGCGCGCAGAAATGGTGCAGGTGCTGGAAGCGCTGGGGATTCCCGTCGAGGTGTTCCACCATGAAGTCGCTGGCGCAGGGCAAAACGAAATCGGCACGAAGTTCAGCACCCTGGTTGAGCGTGCAGACTGGACGCAGGTGCTCAAGTACGTCGTCCTCAACGTCGCCAACGCCTACGGCAAGACTGCGACGTTCATGCCCAAGCCCATCGTCGGGGATAACGGTAGCGGGATGCACGTGCATCAATCCGTCTGGAAAGATGGCAAAAACCTCTTTGCTGGCGACGGCTACGCTGGGTTGAGCGATTTCGCGCTCTACTACATCGGCGGGATCATCAAGCACGCCCGTGCGCTCAATGCCATCACCAACCCCGGTACGAACAGCTACAAGCGGCTCGTTCCCGGGTTCGAGGCACCGGTCAAGCTGGCGTATTCGGCCAAAAACCGCTCGGCGTCGATTCGCATCCCCTATGTCGCCAACCCCAAGGCGCGCAGGATCGAAGCACGCTTCCCCGACCCCCTGATGAACCCATACCTGGGCTTTTCCGCGTTGCTGATGGCCGGGATCGACGGGGTTGAGAACAAGATCCACCCTGGGGAAGCTGCAACGAAGGATCTGTACCACCTGCCGCCCGAAGAGAACGCGCTGATTCCGACGGTGTGCCACAGCCTGGACCAAGCGTTGGAGTGCCTCGACAAGGATCGCGCTTTCCTCACCAAGGGGGGCGTATTCACTGACACGATGCTTGATGCGTACATCGAGTTGAAGATGAACGAAGTCACGCGGTTGCGCATGGCTACGCACCCCATCGAATTCGACATGTACTACTCGCTCTGA
- a CDS encoding competence/damage-inducible protein A: MSPILPRALPGADVGLIVIGDEILCGKRQDRHFGHFVELLRARGLRLSYSLVLGDDPLRITQALERVMGTGDIVFCTGGIGATPDDHTRTCAARALGVPLAPHPEACALIAGRIAEMAQAGKWPADLNAEENRRRLEMAAWPQGAHPIPNPYNRIPGFSVGDVHFLPGFPVMAWPMAEWVLEQYYRSHFAVGNWMERSVIVRGGMEAALAGWMDRIEREFPGVKVFSLPSVDHPQWGHHIELGVKGAPEAVTTAFVAMLSYLQQAGIPDECIVHLPCTAPQSMAYDATVCTNMVHE; encoded by the coding sequence ATGTCGCCTATCCTGCCCCGTGCGTTGCCCGGCGCCGATGTCGGGCTGATCGTCATCGGTGACGAAATCCTCTGCGGAAAGCGGCAGGATCGGCACTTTGGTCACTTTGTCGAACTGCTGCGCGCACGGGGGCTACGGCTGTCCTATTCCCTGGTGCTCGGCGATGACCCTCTGCGCATCACCCAGGCGTTGGAAAGGGTGATGGGAACCGGGGATATCGTTTTTTGCACCGGCGGCATCGGCGCCACCCCGGATGACCATACGCGGACGTGTGCGGCGCGGGCACTCGGTGTGCCCCTGGCTCCGCATCCTGAAGCCTGTGCCCTGATTGCCGGGCGCATTGCGGAAATGGCGCAGGCTGGCAAGTGGCCTGCCGACCTCAATGCCGAGGAAAACCGGCGACGGCTGGAGATGGCGGCATGGCCTCAAGGGGCGCATCCCATTCCCAATCCGTACAACAGGATTCCTGGGTTCAGCGTAGGGGATGTGCATTTCCTTCCCGGTTTCCCCGTCATGGCTTGGCCGATGGCCGAATGGGTGTTGGAGCAGTACTACCGCAGTCACTTCGCTGTCGGAAATTGGATGGAGCGCTCGGTCATCGTGCGTGGGGGCATGGAAGCGGCTTTGGCGGGGTGGATGGATCGCATCGAGCGCGAGTTTCCAGGTGTCAAAGTATTCAGCCTACCCAGCGTCGACCATCCGCAGTGGGGGCACCACATCGAATTGGGTGTCAAAGGCGCGCCTGAGGCGGTCACCACGGCTTTTGTTGCGATGTTGTCGTACTTGCAGCAAGCGGGCATTCCCGACGAATGCATCGTGCATCTTCCATGCACTGCCCCCCAGTCGATGGCATACGATGCCACGGTATGCACCAATATGGTGCATGAATGA
- a CDS encoding EI24 domain-containing protein gives MSRLFDSFWRALLCSMQPRVLFLSLVPLALMLLLAVGFFTLYWDFALDLASEALTASAWVQSVSEWLQQHGLVSLVSVVAPLLVMFAASIVVLVLALLLVALLMTSSLTDFVAARRFPHLERKKGGSLLQSVCWSIGSTALALLALLLSVPLWLVPPLVLLVPPLIWGWLTYRVMAFDALGIHASREERTELFRRHRLELLSIGLIVGYLGAVPGVLWASGALLATIIVVVPVAIWLYTFVFALSSLWFAHFGLSALEALRQERSGEPAMAVRAAQGAA, from the coding sequence ATGTCTAGGCTGTTCGATTCCTTCTGGCGCGCACTGTTGTGCAGCATGCAACCGAGAGTGTTGTTCCTCTCGCTGGTTCCTTTGGCGCTAATGCTGTTGCTGGCCGTCGGTTTTTTTACGCTGTACTGGGACTTTGCGCTTGACCTCGCGAGCGAGGCGCTTACGGCATCTGCGTGGGTGCAATCCGTATCGGAGTGGTTGCAGCAGCATGGGCTGGTGAGCTTGGTGTCTGTCGTTGCGCCCTTGCTGGTGATGTTTGCTGCGTCGATTGTTGTGCTCGTTCTTGCGTTGTTGCTGGTAGCGCTGTTGATGACCTCCTCGCTGACCGATTTCGTCGCTGCACGGCGATTCCCCCACTTGGAGCGCAAAAAGGGTGGTTCGTTGCTGCAGAGCGTGTGTTGGTCGATCGGTTCCACGGCGCTGGCTTTGTTAGCGTTGTTGTTGTCTGTTCCCTTGTGGCTGGTGCCTCCGCTGGTGTTGCTCGTGCCTCCGCTGATCTGGGGCTGGCTCACGTACCGCGTGATGGCTTTTGATGCGCTGGGTATCCACGCCAGCCGGGAAGAGCGCACGGAACTGTTTCGCAGACACCGGCTCGAACTGCTATCGATCGGCCTGATCGTTGGCTATTTGGGCGCAGTTCCTGGGGTACTGTGGGCTTCCGGCGCATTGCTGGCGACGATCATCGTGGTCGTTCCGGTGGCGATTTGGCTCTACACCTTCGTCTTCGCTTTGTCTTCGTTGTGGTTTGCCCATTTCGGCCTTTCCGCGCTGGAAGCGCTGCGGCAAGAACGCAGCGGTGAGCCTGCCATGGCTGTGCGGGCAGCGCAGGGGGCAGCGTGA
- a CDS encoding acetate/propionate family kinase has product MGILAVNAGSSSLKFSLFPLVDSQVLPQTLSGRIEGLEPGGTPKLEWRWRGEVSSRDLQFGPGPVFAQALQGLRDLLGELDGDTTPVAVAHRVVHGGAQYRQSVVVDAKVLADLHVLISLAPLHQPHNLEGIRAFADIFEGVPQVACFDTAFHATLPEVDYRFPLPESLYVQGLRRYGFHGLSYQYVMGALPQYSGRAKGKVLMAHLGNGASLCGAVGGESRATTMGFSALDGLMMGTRTGSLDAGVMLYLMEQGWDHDRMQRLLYKESGLLGVSGSSADMRFLRSDQGDKARLAVEMFRYRVLREAGAMVACIQGIDVLTFSGGIGEHDVALRREVVRGLAWMGIEIDEERNQSVPRGAVTALHTPSSRVEVWVVPTDEEVVVAREAARLVCAG; this is encoded by the coding sequence ATGGGCATTCTGGCCGTCAATGCGGGGTCTTCTTCGCTGAAGTTTTCCCTCTTCCCCCTGGTGGATTCGCAGGTGCTGCCGCAGACCTTGAGCGGTCGCATCGAGGGACTGGAACCTGGTGGCACGCCGAAATTGGAGTGGCGTTGGCGTGGGGAGGTGTCCTCTCGCGATCTGCAATTTGGCCCGGGGCCAGTGTTTGCCCAGGCATTGCAGGGGTTGCGCGATTTGTTGGGGGAACTGGACGGTGACACGACGCCTGTCGCCGTGGCGCATCGGGTCGTGCATGGCGGGGCGCAGTACCGGCAGAGCGTGGTTGTCGATGCCAAAGTATTGGCCGACCTTCATGTGCTGATTTCGCTGGCCCCTTTGCATCAGCCCCATAACCTGGAAGGGATTCGCGCCTTTGCCGACATTTTCGAGGGCGTTCCGCAGGTGGCGTGTTTTGACACGGCCTTCCACGCCACCTTGCCCGAGGTCGACTACCGCTTCCCCCTGCCGGAATCCTTGTATGTACAGGGGCTGCGCCGGTATGGCTTTCATGGCCTGTCCTACCAGTATGTGATGGGCGCCTTGCCACAGTACAGCGGGCGTGCCAAGGGCAAGGTGTTGATGGCGCATCTGGGCAATGGCGCGAGTTTGTGTGGCGCAGTGGGCGGCGAAAGCCGGGCGACGACGATGGGTTTTTCGGCCCTGGATGGTCTGATGATGGGAACCCGCACCGGTTCGCTTGATGCGGGCGTGATGCTCTATCTGATGGAGCAGGGCTGGGATCACGACCGGATGCAGCGCCTGCTGTACAAGGAAAGCGGGCTGCTCGGCGTGTCCGGGTCGTCGGCGGACATGCGGTTTTTGCGTTCCGACCAGGGCGACAAGGCCCGCTTGGCCGTCGAGATGTTCCGCTACCGCGTGCTGCGGGAAGCCGGTGCCATGGTGGCCTGTATCCAGGGGATCGACGTCCTCACTTTCAGCGGGGGCATCGGCGAACACGACGTGGCCCTGCGCAGGGAAGTGGTGCGTGGTCTGGCGTGGATGGGGATCGAGATCGACGAGGAGCGCAACCAGTCCGTACCGCGCGGCGCAGTGACTGCGCTGCATACCCCGTCCAGCCGAGTCGAAGTGTGGGTGGTTCCCACCGACGAGGAAGTCGTCGTAGCGCGGGAAGCAGCCCGATTGGTGTGTGCAGGCTGA
- a CDS encoding bifunctional enoyl-CoA hydratase/phosphate acetyltransferase: MSHPTDNEWTENFTFEEISVGQSASLMHTLTLADIKKFACLAGGAAREEAVSSQTEYASASLQSGVVAHGMWSGMLISALLGTQFPGTGTLYQGQDLRFIEPVRVGDTLTVSATVVSKEATTRLVVLECQVNNQFGVKVVEGTARVLAPQNKLRTRRVLSSDCQPYDPQARFQALLALGKGLDPVRCAVVHPCDEISLRGAIDAGMRGLIIPVLIGPEDRIRAVAEQTGIDLHGVEIIAQSHSHAAADIAAELAINRDVEMLMKGSLHTDELLHAVVTKPGLRTGRRMSHVFRFDVPMYSKPLLITDAALNIRPGLADKLDIVQNAINFARILGVQTPKVALLAAVETVNPNMPSTLDAAALCKMADRGQITGGLLDGPLAFDNAISPEAAQIKRIKSDVAGQTDILAVPDLDSGNMLAKQLEYLAGASGSGIVLGARVPIALTSRAEGVMNRVSSALLSLLVAHNARRGQSRVVW, translated from the coding sequence ATGAGTCACCCAACCGACAACGAATGGACGGAAAACTTCACGTTTGAAGAAATTTCCGTCGGACAAAGTGCATCATTGATGCATACCCTGACCCTTGCAGACATCAAAAAGTTTGCCTGTCTTGCAGGTGGGGCGGCACGTGAGGAAGCTGTGTCCTCGCAGACCGAGTACGCCAGTGCCAGTCTGCAAAGCGGGGTCGTTGCCCATGGGATGTGGAGCGGGATGCTGATTTCCGCTTTGCTCGGAACCCAATTTCCCGGAACGGGTACCTTGTACCAGGGGCAGGATTTGCGCTTTATCGAACCTGTCCGGGTTGGGGACACGCTTACCGTCTCGGCCACGGTGGTCTCCAAGGAGGCGACGACTCGCCTCGTCGTGCTGGAGTGCCAGGTCAACAACCAATTTGGTGTGAAAGTCGTCGAGGGCACCGCCCGTGTCCTCGCACCGCAAAACAAGTTGCGGACACGCAGGGTGCTGTCTTCCGACTGTCAACCCTATGACCCCCAAGCCCGCTTCCAGGCGTTGCTGGCGCTGGGCAAGGGGTTGGACCCCGTGCGCTGTGCGGTAGTGCATCCTTGTGACGAGATTTCCTTGCGTGGGGCGATTGATGCAGGGATGCGCGGGTTGATCATCCCCGTGCTCATCGGGCCGGAGGATCGCATTCGTGCAGTGGCCGAACAGACGGGGATCGATCTGCACGGCGTCGAGATCATTGCGCAGAGCCACAGCCATGCTGCGGCAGACATTGCGGCCGAATTGGCCATCAATCGCGACGTCGAAATGTTGATGAAGGGCAGCCTGCATACGGACGAACTGCTCCATGCCGTCGTCACCAAGCCGGGGTTGCGCACGGGGCGGCGGATGTCGCACGTCTTCCGCTTCGACGTTCCGATGTATTCCAAGCCTTTGCTGATTACCGACGCAGCGCTCAACATCCGCCCGGGGCTGGCCGACAAGCTCGACATCGTGCAAAACGCGATCAACTTTGCGCGCATTCTGGGCGTGCAGACGCCGAAAGTTGCCCTGCTGGCTGCGGTGGAGACCGTCAACCCCAACATGCCTTCGACCCTTGACGCGGCTGCGTTGTGCAAGATGGCCGACCGGGGGCAGATCACCGGTGGTTTGCTTGATGGCCCGCTGGCCTTCGACAACGCCATTTCTCCGGAGGCTGCGCAGATCAAGCGGATCAAGTCCGACGTCGCCGGGCAGACGGACATCCTGGCAGTGCCGGATCTCGACAGCGGAAACATGCTAGCCAAGCAGTTGGAATACCTGGCCGGTGCCAGTGGTTCCGGCATCGTGCTGGGGGCGCGGGTTCCTATTGCTTTGACCAGCCGTGCCGAAGGGGTGATGAACCGCGTTTCGTCTGCGCTGCTGTCGCTGCTGGTCGCGCACAACGCACGTCGTGGCCAGTCCCGCGTCGTTTGGTAA